The Ruminococcaceae bacterium R-25 DNA segment AAGACGTTCCAATATCACCAACAGTACCGGTCAGATACTTCTTGCCGTCAAGAACATATTCGCTTCCTAATGCATCACAGTTGTCTTCGACAAGCCAGAGATTATGCTTATCACAGAAAGCCTTAACTGCTTTCAGATCAAAAGGATTGCCCAACGTATGAGCGATCATTATTGCCTTTGTCTTATCGGAAAGTGCATCGTCGAGCTTAGTGACATCTATGTTGTACTGAGGGATAGTAACATCTACAAATACCGGAACTGCACCATACTGGATGACAGGAGCAACAGTCGTAGGGAAACCTGCTGCGACCGTGATAATCTCATCACCGGGAAGAATCTGTCTCTCCTTAAGCAAGGGTGATGTCAATGCCATGAAAGCATTGAGATTTGCAGAAGAGCCGGAATTAACAAGACTTACAAAACGCACGCCGAGATACTTTGCAAATTCCTTCTCAAACTGTTCGGTATACCTGCCGCTCGTAAGCCAGAACTCCAATGCAGAATCGACAAGATTCGTCATCTCCTCGCTGTCGTAAACGCGTGATGCATAGTTAATGCGGTCACCGGGAGTGAATTCTTTTTTCGGTTCCTTGAAGTCATGATAGTACTGCTCTACAAGGCCCAATATCTCTTCTCTTGCTTCTGCTTCATTATTCCAGTTGCTCATTTTAATACCTTCCAAATATATTCTCTATGTATTTAGTCATCCCAACATTTCCACTGGGCTTTATTGGTATCCCAAAGTTTCTCGAGAATATCCTTCTCTCTTGCATTATCCATGCACTGCCAGAAACCTCTGTGTGTATAGGACATCAGCTCTCCCTGAGATGCAAGCGCTTCCAGAGGCTCTTTCTCGAATACTGTGTCATCACCTTCAATGTAATTGAAGATCTCCGGCTGGAGCACCATATATCCGGCATTGATCATGGCACCGTCGGATAAGCTCTTCTCACGGAAGGAACGTACGGAATTGTTCTCCGCAATATCGAGGATGCCTTTTTGCTGCTCAATGACAACGGATGTAAGAGTAGCGATCTTTCCATGTGACTTATGGAATTCAACGAGTTTGTTGATGTCAACGTCGCAGACACCGTCACCGTATGTCAGCATGAACGGCTCATCTCCAATATATTTTTCGATCCTCTTAACACGGCCGCCAGTCATCGTGCTGTAACCGGTATCACAGACGGTAACTTTCCACGGTTCGATCGACGTCTCATGAACGATCATATTATTGTTGCCTTCGGAATAATCGAAAGTAACGTCGCTGCAGCGCAGGAAGTAGTCTGCAAACCACTGCTTGATCATGTGCTGCTTGTAACCGGCACAGATAACGAATTCGTTGAATCCGTAATGTGAGTATTCCTTCATGATGTGCCATATGATAGGCTTTCCGCCGATCTCGATCATCGGCTTGGGACGGAACTGGCTTTCTTCGGTTATACGTGTTCCATAACCACCTGCAAGGATTACAACTTTCATAATACTTATTTCACCCCGATTCTTGAAAAATATTTAAAGAACAAATTAGTGTCATAATCAAAAGCTACAAAAGCATCCGGATTCCATTCTCTGCCAAACGGATCTTCAGTTCTGTTAAGTGTAACTATATAATCTGTGCGAACATCGTCTATGCCTCTGTTTTTAACCTGTATGCTGCCTCTTGCTAATTCCACGCAAGGAGTTACTGCCCCGATGATCAAACAAAAAACCAGAACCGCATAGAAAACATTCAGCCTTGAAGAATTTCCAAAAAGCTTACTTTTCTCTTTTTCACTTTTTGAGTCAGCCGGACGAATGAGCTTCTCATCAAATAAATACTTGTAGACCATGATAAACATCATAAAAAGAGGAGGAATAGAAGCTCTCATCGTTAAATCTGAATTTATTCCTAAATTAAAAAGAGGATAAATACAAAGTTGAACAACCGTAACGTAAAACAAGACATTCTTTTTGTTCGCTAGAGCAATCAGCATAGCATATATGCCAAATTCTATCAGCAAAAAGAATATGTACCAGACGAAGTCCGATATTCCCCATATAGAAGCGAGGAAAAAAACAGAATCGGTATCAGCGCCTGTGTTGTCTGCCATATAATTATTCGCCAGCAAAAATGCGCTAATAAACGGAAAGATCAAAAAAGCAGCGGAAATATTCGATATTGAAATAACTTCTTTGATAAACGTTTTGCCTTTCTTCTCTTTTACCATCGATATACAACGCGTAACTCCAACAGCCATACAAAGAATGAAGAAACCAATAAACGGGAAGGGACCGTTAAATAAACATGCCATTCCAATAAATACCAGATTAGACACAGTTTTCTCATGTAATAACAAGGTCGTGCAAATCCATGGAACTAAAGTCTGATTAAAAACCCAGCACATACAGGTTGTTAATGAGGAATACTGAAAAGTTCCGGCCCACCACTCTATATGAAGGCCTTCATTTATTTTAAGACCTGAACCGATAATATCCATTCCGGAAAACAGGATCAGGCCAAAAACCAACATAAACACGTGCTTGGCATCGGTCTTCTGCAAATAAACGAGGAGCAATAAAAAGAGAATGGTAAAACCAATAGTAAAATACAGCAAAAGTGACATATTTCCGACAAAGAAAGCGACTTTATAGTCTCCCCCGATTAAATAAACAATTTTCCCGGGAATAGCTGCCGGCAACCACATTCCGATATAATAGCAAAGCGCACCCTGACATTTGTCATAAAAAACCGGCCAATCTCTCATAATAAGATCCCTGAATATGGCATTTCTCCAGGTATAGTCAAGGCTCTGTCCCCAAAGTCTCCCTATTCCACAAAAAATACAATAAGCACAAGAGATCAAAGCTATTGCCGGTATTACCCACTTTGACAAAGATATCGTTTTTTCATTGATTGGGGCTTTTGTGTCCGTATTGTACTTTGTTTTAGAAAACAGCTTTTTCAAGAGGTTTTTGTCCTCAGCAGCCACTAAACAAACAAACAAAGCTATACAA contains these protein-coding regions:
- a CDS encoding glucose-1-phosphate cytidylyltransferase; its protein translation is MKVVILAGGYGTRITEESQFRPKPMIEIGGKPIIWHIMKEYSHYGFNEFVICAGYKQHMIKQWFADYFLRCSDVTFDYSEGNNNMIVHETSIEPWKVTVCDTGYSTMTGGRVKRIEKYIGDEPFMLTYGDGVCDVDINKLVEFHKSHGKIATLTSVVIEQQKGILDIAENNSVRSFREKSLSDGAMINAGYMVLQPEIFNYIEGDDTVFEKEPLEALASQGELMSYTHRGFWQCMDNAREKDILEKLWDTNKAQWKCWDD